One genomic segment of Gasterosteus aculeatus chromosome 6, fGasAcu3.hap1.1, whole genome shotgun sequence includes these proteins:
- the fignl1 gene encoding fidgetin-like protein 1 codes for MSGAHLDEWQRRSFDISSGNCTPEQTADAYRAHILSIQYAWASSQLSQAAAASLLGTYSERYASVLDSDDPRAGLNNYADSALHLARSQRNYSDKWESSLTVENVLELPCVQRMLQSGKAGGGSLVAPEDVDLSVGGPGGSPAALFKPIRPPQPQAEVNNCNPAADMTVERPMGSEGLSGIPNSFSRPAARPPPALSHSSLVPPQGNPGPSGGGQKSQSSFFPTSNPSKRKNFYNPDGGDGGRGQTAGQAGSDPRAGCNFKTARAQFIVDQQKKHSNQPQRGQTAGMAATLKKSLGANRPRGTFSKFVSPIPRQEDEEEEGGRSCGSNQEPQILDERLKNFEPKIIELIMSEIMDHGPPVTWDDIAGLDFAKSTIKEIVVWPMLRPDIFTGLRGPPKGILLFGPPGTGKTLIGKCIACQSGATFFSISASSLTSKWVGEGEKMVRALFAIARCHQPAVIFIDEIDSLLSQRTDGEHDSTRRIKTEFLVQLDGASTAAEERLLVVGATNRPQEIDEAARRRLAKRLYIPLPEAAARRQIVTNLMAPEKKRLGERELESVVEASEGFSGADMTQLCREAALGPIRSIQLSDIATITADQVRPILYGDFQEALKAVRPSVSPKDLELYEDWNKTFGCGR; via the coding sequence ATGAGTGGAGCACACCTGGACGAATGGCAGAGGAGGTCCTTTGACATTTCATCTGGCAACTGTACACCTGAACAGACGGCCGATGCCTACCGGGCCCACATCCTCTCCATTCAGTATGCATGGGCAAGCTCCCAGCTCTCtcaggccgccgccgccagccTGCTCGGGACCTACTCGGAGCGCTACGCCTCGGTGCTGGACTCGGATGACCCCCGCGCGGGGCTTAACAACTATGCAGACAGCgcgctgcatctggcccgcagtcAGAGGAACTACAGTGACAAATGGGAGTCGTCTCTGACCGTGGAGAATGTGCTGGAGCTGCCCTGCGTGCAGCGGATGCTTCAGTCGGGGAAAGCGGGGGGAGGCTCTCTGGTGGCACCAGAAGATGTTGACCTATCGGTGGGAGGGCCGGGCGGGTCACCGGCTGCGTTGTTCAAACCCATACGTCCACCACAGCCTCAAGCGGAGGTCAACAACTGTAATCCTGCAGCTGATATGACTGTAGAGAGGCCAATGGGCTCTGAGGGGTTGTCGGGTATTCCGAactccttctcccggcctgcggCCCGACCGCCGCCCGCGTTGAGTCATTCTTCATTGGTTCCTCCACAGGGAAATCCCGGCCCTTCAGGCGGGGGACAAAAGTCTCAGTCCTCCTTCTTCCCCACCTCCAACCCATCGAAGCGGAAGAATTTTTACAACCCAGATGGAGGGGATGGTGGCAGGGGCCAAACCGCAGGTCAAGCAGGCTCGGACCCGCGAGCTGGATGCAACTTCAAAACGGCCCGCGCGCAGTTCATCGTCGATCAACAGAAAAAACATTCCAATCAGCCCCAGAGGGGTCAGACCGCCGGGATGGCGGCAACGTTGAAGAAATCTCTGGGTGCCAACAGGCCCCGGGGGACATTCTCGAAGTTCGTGTCACCCATTCCGAgacaggaggacgaggaggaggaaggagggcggAGCTGTGGCTCCAACCAGGAGCCTCAGATCCTGGATGAGCGTCTGAAAAACTTTGAGCCAAAGATAATCGAGCTGATCATGAGCGAGATCATGGACCACGGGCCTCCCGTCACCTGGGATGACATAGCAGGTCTGGACTTTGCCAAGTCCACCATAAAGGAGATTGTGGTTTGGCCCATGCTGCGACCCGACATCTTCACTGGCCTCCGGGGTCCACCCAAAGGCATCCTTTTGTTCGGACCCCCCGGGACTGGCAAGACCCTGATCGGCAAATGCATAGCGTGCCAGTCCGGTGCCACCTTCTTTAGCATCAGCGCGTCGTCCCTCACGTCCAAGTGGGTGggcgagggagagaaaatggtGCGAGCCCTGTTTGCCATCGCCCGCTGCCACCAGCCCGCGGTCATTTTTATCGACGAAATCGACTCGCTGCTGTCCCAGCGCACCGACGGCGAGCACGACTCCACGCGTCGCATAAAGACCGAGTTCTTGGTGCAGCTGGATGGGGCGTCGACGGCCGCCGAGGAGCGCCTCCTGGTGGTGGGCGCCACCAACCGGCCCCAAGAGATAGACGAGGCTGCCCGGCGGCGGCTGGCAAAGAGGTTGTACATCCCGCTGCCCGAGGCAGCGGCCCGTCGGCAGATAGTGACTAACCTCATGGCGCCGGAGAAGAAGCGGCTCGGGGAGCGAGAGCTGGAGAGCGTGGTGGAGGCCAGCGAGGGCTTCTCCGGGGCCGACATGACTCAGCTGTGTCGAGAGGCGGCTCTGGGGCCCATCCGCAGCATCCAGCTCAGCGACATCGCCACTATTACGGCAGATCAGGTGAGGCCGATCCTCTACGGCGACTTCCAGGAGGCCCTGAAGGCGGTACGACCCAGCGTCTCACCGAAAGACCTGGAGCTGTACGAAGACTGGAATAAGACTTTTGGATGTGGACGCTAA